A genomic region of Priestia aryabhattai contains the following coding sequences:
- a CDS encoding general stress protein, with protein sequence MAKNGAETKKAIETFLQEGFTRNDIYLFTYNRENSKNLMNITGTSDVGLAEQHIFDSIANVFRSREEELRKKMHSLGLSEIEIKQCLERMDRGDIVIIALKVT encoded by the coding sequence ATAGCCAAAAATGGTGCAGAGACAAAAAAAGCAATTGAGACCTTTTTACAAGAAGGATTTACAAGAAATGATATCTACTTATTTACCTATAACAGGGAAAATTCGAAGAATTTAATGAATATCACAGGTACAAGTGATGTTGGGCTAGCAGAACAACATATCTTTGATTCAATAGCAAATGTATTTCGTTCACGAGAAGAAGAACTTAGGAAGAAAATGCACTCATTAGGATTATCTGAGATAGAGATAAAACAATGCCTAGAGAGAATGGATAGAGGAGATATAGTGATAATTGCATTAAAAGTAACATA